Proteins found in one Canis lupus baileyi chromosome 26, mCanLup2.hap1, whole genome shotgun sequence genomic segment:
- the ADIG gene encoding adipogenin, translating to MKYPLVPLVNDLTFSFLVFWLCLPVGLLLVLLIIWLRFLLSQDSEENDSDLCFDWEPWSKGPAQFCWEGTFHS from the exons ATGAAGTACCCCCTGGTGCCACTGGTGAACGACCTCACGTTTTCTTTCCTGGTGTTCTGGCTCTGCCTGCCAGTGGGTCTGCTGTTGGTCTTGTTGATCATCTGGCTACGCTTCTTACTTAGCCAAG ATTCAGAGGAAAATGACTCAGATTTATGCTTTGACTGGGAGCCCTGGAGCAAAGGCCCAGCACAGTTTTGCTGGGAGGGGACATTCCATAGCTAA